In Thunnus thynnus chromosome 20, fThuThy2.1, whole genome shotgun sequence, a single window of DNA contains:
- the LOC137171702 gene encoding hydroxycarboxylic acid receptor 2-like, with the protein MISEDHFTMTMLNFTTPIPGDGGGGGGGCPPVRSELEGAILPPVITIDVILGLLGNIVALWIFCFKLKAWNPNNLFLFNLVIADFLALVSLPLRIDDFLRGHWVFGDGLCRINLFLMYSNRSASIALMTVVAIYRYFKVVHPHHWFSRMTKRKAAYVLLFVWLLVISLWAPILANNHIKGSSNSTQCLYLTSSLTILVKMHRIVAVLEFIIPLAMLLFCSIRISSFLRQRQIGKLEKGRKAMRVCNAIVAVYIVCFLPTMVTTIGLRVIRSYRPQDCATLYTFTKLTIVSLGLNFLNSALDPILYVFSSSMFRRALCSSLPHFLRCGQDAGDAERTASSTESQSTTQQELKSVRADRGNEAM; encoded by the exons atgaTATCTGAAGATCACTTCACCATGACCATGTTAAATTTCACAACTCCAATTCCTGGTGATGGAGGCGGCGGCGGAGGTGGCTGCCCACCAGTCCGTAGTGAACTGGAGGGTGCCATCCTGCCCCCTGTTATCACCATCGACGTCATACTGGGGTTGCTGGGAAACATAGTTGCTCTGTGGATATTTTGCTTTAAACTGAAGGCCTGGAACCCCAACAACCTGTTCCTCTTCAACCTGGTTATCGCCGACTTCCTGGCTCTCGTGAGTCTTCCTCTCAGGATCGATGACTTTCTCAGAGGCCACTGGGTGTTTGGTGATGGCTTGTGCAGGATCAACctcttcctgatgtattccaACCGCTCAGCCAGCATCGCGCTCATGACCGTGGTGGCAATTTACCGCTACTTTAAG GTGGTCCACCCTCACCACTGGTTCAGCCGTATGACCAAGAGAAAGGCTGCATACGTGTTGCTGTTTGTCTGGCTGTTGGTCATCAGTCTTTGGGCTCCCATACTGGCTAACAACCACATCaaaggcagcagcaacagcaccCAGTGCTTATACCTCACTTCTTCACTCACCATCTTGGTCAAAATGCACCGCATCGTGGCGGTGCTGGAGTTCATCATCCCGCTGGCCATGCTACTGTTCTGCTCCATCCGAATTTCCAGCTTTCTGAGGCAGCGGCAGATAGGAAAACTTGAAAAGGGGCGCAAGGCGATGAGGGTGTGCAACGCCATCGTCGCTGTGTACATAGTGTGCTTCTTACCCACCATGGTGACGACCATCGGGCTGAGGGTCATCCGCTCGTACCGCCCACAGGACTGTGCCACCCTCTACACTTTCACCAAGCTCACCATCGTGTCTTTGGGGCTGAACTTCCTGAACTCGGCTCTGGACCCCATCTTGTACGTGTTCTCCAGCTCCATGTTCAGGAGGGCGCTCTGCAGCTCGCTTCCCCATTTCCTGCGCTGCGGTCAGGACGCAGGCGATGCAGAGAGGACTGCATCCTCAACTGAAAGTCAGTCGACCACCCAGCAGGAACTGAAATCCGTGAGGGCTGACAGAGGGAATGAAGCCATGTAA
- the LOC137171703 gene encoding hydroxycarboxylic acid receptor 2-like, which produces MTILNPTTPIPGCGGSGHSHCPPVDFQLGGVTLLPVLTVILGLLGNIVALWIFCFKLKAWNINNLFLFNLIIADFLILMSLPLRIDALRRGHWVFGDGLCSIDLFLLYSNRSASIALMTVLAIYRYFKVVHPHHWFSRMTKRQAAYMLVVVWLLIISPRVPILTNKHTEGNGTRTRCLFFTCSSHIALITMHRILTVLEFIIPMAMLLFCAIRISSFLRERQMGKPEKVRKAMRVCTAIVVVFMVCFLPTTVTTIGVWVIHSYNPEDCDTFNIFVKLTIVALGLNFLNSALDPIVYIFSSSMFKRALCSSLPHFLRCGQDADDAEMTTSSIESQSNTQKDLKSIRADRGNEAM; this is translated from the exons ATGACCATTTTAAACCCCACGACACCGATCCCTGGTTGTGGAGGCAGTGGCCACAGTCACTGCCCACCAGTCGATTTTCAACTGGGGGGTGTGACTCTGTTACCAGTCCTCACTGTCATACTGGGGCTGCTGGGAAACATAGTTGCTCTGTGGATCTTTTGCTTTAAACTGAAGGCCTGGAATATCAACAACCTGTTCCTCTTCAACCTGATTATCGCCGACTTCCTGATTCTCATGAGTCTTCCTCTCAGGATCGATGCCTTGCGCAGGGGCCACTGGGTGTTTGGTGATGGCTTGTGCAGTATCGACCTCTTCCTGTTGTATTCCAACCGCTCAGCCAGCATCGCACTCATGACCGTGTTGGCAATTTACCGCTACTTTAAG GTGGTCCATCCTCACCACTGGTTCAGCCGTATGACCAAGAGACAGGCTGCGTACATGTTAGTGGTTGTCTGGCTGTTGATCATCAGTCCTCGGGTTCCCATACTGACGAACAAGCACACTGAGGGCAACGGCACCAGGACCCGGTGCTTATTCTTCACTTGTTCTTCACACATCGCTCTGATCACCATGCACCGCATCCTGACGGTGTTGGAGTTTATCATCCCGATGGCCATGCTGCTGTTCTGCGCCATCAGGATTTCCAGCTTCCTGAGGGAGCGGCAGATGGGAAAACCTGAAAAGGTGCGCAAGGCAATGCGGGTGTGCACTGCTATCGTTGTTGTCTTCATGGTGTGCTTCTTACCCACCACGGTGACGACCATCGGGGTGTGGGTCATCCACTCGTACAACCCAGAGGACTGTGACACCTTCAACATTTTCGTCAAGCTCACCATCGTGGCTTTGGGGCTGAACTTCCTGAACTCGGCTCTGGACCCCATCGTGTACATCTTCTCCAGCTCAATGTTCAAAAGGGCACTCTGCAGCTCGCTTCCCCACTTCCTGCGCTGCGGTCAGGATGCAGACGATGCCGAGATGACTACATCCTCAATTGAAAGTCAGTCGAACACCCAGAAGGATCTGAAATCCATTAGGGCTGACAGAGGAAATGAAGCCATGTAA
- the LOC137171701 gene encoding hydroxycarboxylic acid receptor 2-like translates to MTSEYNESFTMTMLNFTTPIPGGGGSGGGGGGCPPVGIQLEGVILPPILTIDVILGLLGNIVALWIFCFKLKAWNPNNLFLFNLVIADFLALVSLPLRIDALLRGHWVFGDGLCRINLFLMFSNRSASIALMTVVAIYRYFKVVHPHHRFNRMRKRQAAYVSLFVWLLVISPRVPMLAYNHIKGSGNRTQCFFFTSYKEASRAIIILVAMHRILTVLEFIIPMAMLLFCSIRISSFLRERQMGKPDKVRKAMRVCTAIVAVFMVCFLPTTVTTIGLWVNRSYRPWDCATFYTFTQLTIVSLGLNFLNSALDPIVYVFSSSMFRKALCNSLPHFLRCGQDAGDAEKTASSTESQSTTQQELKSIRADRGSEAM, encoded by the exons ATGACATCAGAGTACAACGAAAGCTTCACCATGACCATGTTAAACTTCACAACTCCGATCCCTGGTGGTGgaggcagcggcggcggcggcggcggctgcCCACCAGTCGGTATTCAACTGGAGGGTGTGATCCTGCCCCCAATCCTCACCATCGACGTCATACTGGGTCTGCTGGGAAACATAGTTGCTCTGTGGATCTTTTGCTTTAAACTGAAGGCCTGGAACCCCAACAACCTGTTCCTCTTCAACCTGGTTATCGCCGACTTCCTGGCTCTTGTGAGTCTTCCTCTCAGGATCGATGCCTTGCTCAGGGGCCACTGGGTGTTTGGTGATGGCTTGTGCAGGATCAACCTCTTCCTGATGTTTTCCAACCGCTCAGCCAGCATCGCACTCATGACCGTGGTGGCAATTTACCGCTACTTTAAG GTGGTCCATCCTCACCACCGGTTCAACCGTATGAGAAAGAGACAGGCTGCGTACGTGTCACTGTTTGTCTGGCTGTTGGTCATCAGTCCTCGGGTTCCCATGCTGGCTTATAACCACATCAAGGGCAGCGGCAACAGGACCCAGTGCTTCTTCTTCACTTCTTACAAAGAGGCATCTCGCGCCATCATCATCCTGGTCGCCATGCACCGCATCCTGACAGTGCTGGAGTTTATCATCCCGATGGCCATGCTGCTGTTCTGCTCCATCCGGATTTCCAGCTTCCTGAGGGAGCGGCAGATGGGAAAACCTGACAAGGTGCGCAAGGCCATGCGGGTGTGTACCGCCATCGTCGCCGTGTTCATGGTGTGCTTCTTACCCACCACAGTGACGACCATCGGGTTGTGGGTCAACCGCTCGTACCGCCCATGGGACTGTGCCACCTTCTACACGTTCACCCAGCTCACCATCGTGTCTTTGGGGTTGAACTTCCTGAACTCGGCTCTGGACCCCATCGTGTACGTCTTCTCCAGCTCAATGTTCAGGAAGGCGCTCTGCAACTCGCTTCCCCACTTCCTGCGCTGTGGTCAGGATGCAGGCGATGCCGAGAAGACTGCATCCTCAACTGAAAGTCAGTCGACCACCCAGCAGGAACTGAAGTCCATTAGGGCTGACAGAGGGAGTGAAGCCATGTAA